The following proteins are encoded in a genomic region of Candidatus Zixiibacteriota bacterium:
- a CDS encoding thermonuclease family protein — MKSPLVRFGPKGRTLIRVSLVILITAVIVCYRLAEDIGVDLKPDDRWIIVTVIDGDTVELAGGDKLRLANIDTPEIDEPFFEEAKQFLTDIALHQSARVEYIRERRDKYGRLLGCLFIDSVFAGEAILERGLGYLLLFDNNDLNRPLVQRLLAAQHRAMESGLGLFSLVRTPEEHYLATYRSFRFHRPGCEYVGEYRPDRYRMFDTRDSALFEGLSPCRSCKP, encoded by the coding sequence ATGAAGTCGCCGTTGGTTAGATTTGGGCCCAAGGGCCGGACCCTTATCCGGGTCTCGTTGGTGATTCTGATCACCGCCGTGATTGTCTGTTACCGGCTGGCCGAGGACATCGGTGTTGACCTCAAACCGGATGATCGTTGGATCATTGTGACGGTCATCGACGGCGACACGGTCGAGTTGGCCGGCGGCGACAAACTGAGACTGGCCAATATCGACACACCTGAGATCGACGAACCATTCTTCGAAGAAGCCAAGCAGTTCCTGACCGACATAGCCTTGCACCAGTCGGCACGGGTGGAGTACATCCGAGAACGTCGAGACAAGTACGGACGGTTGCTGGGTTGCTTGTTTATCGACTCTGTTTTTGCCGGGGAGGCTATACTGGAACGAGGTTTAGGATACCTTCTGTTGTTCGACAACAATGATCTTAACCGCCCTCTGGTCCAGCGACTGTTGGCGGCCCAACATCGGGCAATGGAGTCGGGCCTTGGTCTTTTCTCTCTTGTCCGCACACCGGAAGAACACTACCTGGCGACATATCGAAGTTTTCGGTTTCATCGTCCCGGTTGCGAGTATGTGGGTGAGTACCGCCCTGATCGATATCGCATGTTCGACACTCGCGATAGCGCTTTATTCGAAGGCCTCTCCCCCTGCCGCAGTTGTAAGCCGTAG
- a CDS encoding S8 family serine peptidase: MASVKPSSAKADGSEVRFEVVVKPEGESRSVFDPDAFPTIANLDEFRSPKGRSIKAARKLQKNDITVHHIGEFSISASCPEAKFESFFGTKISQHRPPKKALAPADYVMRAPKKGEDWKLPTEDNLDKLIEKAYIQHDPILFAGERPIPPFWKDKFRLRVPVDVAQIMKASSVHKKGITGDGVRVVMPDTGFYHHPYFKEQGYNFLAVTTPDVIDYTSDASGHGTGECANLLATAPGINFIGLKKGNTTLAIKTAVELRADIITCSWGYSEDLPGTSMPSWLKPLYLAVLDAVSKGITVCFSAGNGHFGFPGSMPEVISVGGVVVDEKLNYSATRYTSGFESTWFPGRDVPDISGLCGAPPSADYIVLPVQKGCSLEKAGGWGAFSGTSAASPMVAGVCALLKEADPTLTPNDIKNILKYTARDITVGKNSMNKSAVPGPDLATGYGLVDAERAMETVL, translated from the coding sequence ATGGCCAGTGTAAAACCATCGTCGGCCAAAGCAGACGGTTCCGAAGTTCGGTTCGAGGTAGTGGTAAAACCGGAGGGTGAAAGCAGGTCGGTTTTCGACCCCGATGCCTTTCCCACTATTGCCAACCTGGACGAGTTCCGGTCTCCCAAGGGGCGGAGTATCAAAGCTGCGCGGAAACTACAAAAGAACGACATCACCGTTCACCACATAGGTGAGTTCAGCATTTCCGCTTCCTGTCCCGAAGCGAAATTCGAGTCGTTTTTCGGTACAAAGATCAGCCAGCACCGACCGCCCAAGAAAGCTCTGGCCCCCGCCGATTACGTGATGCGGGCACCCAAGAAAGGTGAGGACTGGAAACTTCCTACAGAGGATAATCTCGATAAACTCATCGAGAAAGCATACATCCAGCACGATCCTATACTGTTCGCCGGTGAGCGTCCGATACCGCCGTTCTGGAAGGACAAGTTTCGCCTGCGGGTGCCGGTCGACGTTGCCCAAATAATGAAGGCTTCGTCGGTGCACAAGAAAGGCATTACCGGCGATGGTGTGAGGGTGGTTATGCCGGATACCGGATTCTATCACCATCCCTACTTCAAGGAACAGGGGTACAATTTTCTGGCCGTGACGACCCCCGATGTTATCGACTATACGTCTGATGCCAGCGGTCACGGCACCGGCGAATGTGCCAATCTACTGGCCACGGCCCCCGGCATCAACTTCATCGGGTTGAAAAAAGGCAACACTACGCTGGCCATCAAAACCGCCGTCGAGTTGCGCGCCGACATTATCACCTGCAGTTGGGGTTATAGTGAAGATTTACCGGGGACAAGCATGCCGAGTTGGCTGAAGCCGCTCTATCTGGCCGTTCTCGACGCCGTGAGTAAAGGTATCACCGTTTGCTTCTCGGCTGGTAACGGCCACTTTGGTTTCCCCGGCAGCATGCCGGAAGTCATCAGCGTCGGGGGCGTAGTAGTCGATGAGAAACTGAACTACTCAGCCACCAGGTACACCAGCGGTTTCGAGTCAACCTGGTTCCCGGGACGCGATGTGCCGGACATATCCGGGTTGTGCGGTGCGCCGCCCTCCGCAGACTACATTGTTCTGCCTGTTCAGAAGGGCTGTAGTCTGGAGAAAGCCGGTGGCTGGGGCGCTTTCAGCGGAACCTCGGCGGCCAGTCCGATGGTGGCCGGTGTCTGCGCTCTGTTGAAAGAGGCTGACCCGACCTTGACACCCAATGACATCAAGAATATACTGAAGTACACGGCGCGTGATATCACAGTCGGCAAGAACTCCATGAACAAGAGCGCCGTTCCAGGACCGGACCTGGCCACCGGATACGGGCTGGTAGACGCCGAACGAGCCATGGAGACAGTATTATAA
- a CDS encoding DNRLRE domain-containing protein yields the protein MSKSVIVISAILLCLVVGCGREQSPMGPGSPALRHENTGNTQAQLSATEVLSVQLNLFVGFANGQPVNVHRITADWEPATVTWNSFGGAYNANVEGSFATVTSGWQSIDITGLVQDWVDDTQPNFGLLLDQAVSGFSPQIISSMETGSLAPFLVICYDPGGDVVCDTLTAQADVFVDQMLPDNPTEGNTVLQVAQMMTPSAEKQALIRFGLPDFVNQQLPASIGGQVWDDVNQDGVHGQDEPGLSGVVVNLYDCLDSFVLATTTDIGGAYLFADLPAGSYLVEFVAGEGYLFSPPGQTADDSLDSDADPATGLTVCLTVAEGEDASFWSAGMYLPPDPDDPDDPGCTRGKGYWKNHAGFGPQLDELSDLLPLSLGSDGGDMSLFVADAQTAADVLAMKTYGSPKNGITKLYAHLLTAKLNIASGADAEKVAGVIDEADAFLADRSWVDWKELDRDSRNLVLEWKDVLESYNNGEIGPGSCD from the coding sequence ATGTCAAAGTCAGTTATAGTAATCTCTGCAATCCTACTTTGTTTGGTAGTGGGCTGCGGTCGTGAGCAATCACCTATGGGTCCGGGCAGTCCGGCTCTGCGCCATGAAAACACAGGTAACACGCAGGCACAACTGTCCGCTACGGAGGTTCTTTCGGTACAACTGAATCTGTTCGTCGGTTTTGCCAACGGTCAGCCGGTGAATGTACACCGGATTACCGCCGATTGGGAACCGGCGACTGTAACATGGAATAGTTTTGGTGGTGCCTACAACGCCAATGTCGAGGGATCTTTTGCAACCGTTACCAGCGGCTGGCAGAGTATCGACATCACCGGCCTGGTCCAGGACTGGGTCGATGATACTCAGCCCAATTTCGGACTGCTGTTGGATCAGGCAGTGTCTGGGTTCTCACCACAGATCATATCCAGTATGGAGACCGGCAGCCTGGCACCTTTTCTGGTGATCTGTTACGACCCGGGAGGTGACGTGGTCTGCGACACACTGACGGCTCAGGCCGATGTTTTTGTCGACCAAATGCTTCCCGACAACCCAACCGAGGGTAACACTGTTTTGCAGGTGGCCCAGATGATGACACCGAGCGCCGAGAAGCAAGCCCTGATACGGTTTGGCCTGCCCGACTTTGTTAACCAGCAACTGCCAGCCTCGATTGGCGGACAGGTTTGGGACGATGTTAATCAGGACGGCGTGCACGGTCAGGACGAGCCCGGTCTCTCGGGCGTTGTGGTGAATCTGTACGATTGCCTGGACAGTTTTGTTCTGGCCACAACCACCGATATTGGCGGCGCTTACTTGTTCGCAGACCTTCCAGCCGGAAGTTACCTGGTTGAGTTTGTCGCCGGCGAAGGATACCTCTTCAGCCCGCCCGGTCAAACGGCTGATGACTCGTTGGACAGTGATGCCGACCCGGCAACAGGTCTCACTGTGTGTCTTACGGTGGCCGAAGGTGAGGATGCATCTTTTTGGTCGGCTGGTATGTATCTTCCCCCTGATCCCGACGATCCCGATGATCCCGGCTGTACCAGAGGGAAAGGGTATTGGAAGAACCACGCCGGGTTTGGTCCTCAGTTGGACGAACTGAGCGACCTGCTGCCGCTTTCATTAGGTAGCGACGGCGGAGACATGAGCCTGTTTGTCGCGGATGCGCAGACAGCCGCCGACGTACTCGCCATGAAGACCTACGGCTCACCGAAAAACGGTATTACCAAGCTGTACGCCCATCTACTTACGGCCAAACTGAACATTGCATCCGGAGCCGATGCCGAAAAGGTTGCAGGCGTGATCGACGAGGCCGACGCCTTCCTGGCCGATCGTTCATGGGTCGACTGGAAAGAACTCGATCGGGATTCCAGGAATCTGGTGTTAGAATGGAAAGACGTTTTGGAATCGTACAACAATGGTGAGATCGGCCCCGGCAGTTGCGACTGA
- a CDS encoding zinc-dependent alcohol dehydrogenase: protein MAATMKAARIHAYGDELIVEDIAVPQPGAGQVLIKIIASGVCHTDLHATAGDMAGNPKLPFVPGHEIVGRVVSLGKDVSRTSEGDLVGVPSLHWACGQCEHCTGGWETLCLRQLATGYSVDGGFAEYVVAPSDFVVQIPEQADPFEMAPILCAGVTTYKGLKQTQAKHGDWVVISGVGGLGHVAVQYARVFGYRVVAVDIDDDKLALAERHGAELTVNAAKDDAVSRVHDETGGAHAVLVTAASASAFRSGVEMLRRGGVCVLNGLPPGDFPLPICNFVLAAQTVIGSIIGTRRDMDEAVKLAVEVGIRTTVEKQPLENINEIFRRLQNGQVVGRVVLDMTSN, encoded by the coding sequence ATGGCTGCTACTATGAAAGCTGCACGGATTCATGCTTATGGCGACGAGCTCATAGTCGAGGACATCGCTGTTCCCCAACCGGGCGCCGGACAGGTACTCATTAAGATAATCGCCAGCGGCGTTTGCCACACCGATTTGCACGCTACCGCAGGCGACATGGCGGGCAATCCGAAACTGCCGTTTGTCCCCGGCCATGAAATCGTCGGACGGGTGGTGTCACTGGGGAAGGACGTCAGCCGAACGAGCGAGGGAGACCTGGTGGGAGTGCCGTCATTGCACTGGGCCTGCGGCCAATGTGAACACTGCACCGGCGGCTGGGAGACATTGTGCTTAAGGCAACTGGCCACTGGCTACTCTGTCGATGGTGGCTTTGCCGAGTACGTCGTAGCGCCGAGCGACTTCGTCGTGCAGATACCGGAGCAGGCTGATCCATTTGAGATGGCGCCGATCCTCTGCGCCGGCGTCACCACCTACAAAGGTTTGAAACAGACTCAGGCGAAACACGGCGACTGGGTAGTGATTTCCGGTGTGGGCGGACTGGGGCATGTGGCTGTTCAGTACGCGCGAGTGTTTGGATACAGAGTTGTGGCGGTCGACATCGATGATGACAAACTGGCGCTGGCTGAACGACACGGGGCCGAGTTAACAGTCAACGCCGCCAAAGACGACGCTGTCTCCAGGGTGCACGATGAAACCGGTGGCGCCCACGCCGTACTTGTCACCGCCGCATCCGCCTCGGCCTTTCGTTCCGGCGTAGAGATGCTTCGCCGCGGCGGTGTTTGTGTATTGAATGGTTTGCCGCCGGGAGATTTTCCATTACCTATCTGCAACTTTGTCCTGGCCGCTCAAACGGTAATTGGCTCCATCATTGGAACGCGCAGAGATATGGATGAAGCGGTCAAGCTGGCTGTTGAAGTCGGCATCAGGACTACTGTAGAAAAACAGCCGCTTGAGAATATCAACGAGATTTTCAGGCGCTTGCAGAATGGTCAGGTGGTCGGACGGGTGGTGCTGGATATGACCTCGAACTGA
- a CDS encoding CHAT domain-containing protein, with protein MRRLKLLLLTIVILIGPPRPVCSQSYDELSNQAESLNVAQNFDSAMVIGRMALKLAEERFGKEDLRVAKAWNKLGGLLWEQGHYLRADSCFLRATAVCEAGGEESDRVAIASLGSRADVRQVLGDYAEAERLYLKALKASEHHIKVGARGRALIHLAQLYRRLGRLAEAEPLVKQALAIIGQALGPEHPLIAQSLHQLALIYHGQGRLSEAIPLEEQALEIRKKWAGPAHSEVASCMNDLANYYWELGQYAQAESLQTSALTIMEEALGSLHPWVGGTMTDLARIYVSQHRYDEAGPLYQRALSILDEALGPDHPEVADGHNNLAVLLTKLDKYTEAESHFQKALTIRQKVLGNDHHLVAESLEGYSTLQRCQKSYAEALESADRAVGIRHLNFTENSSALSEPDALVYSDLMRRSTDNLLSCYLDIEASTPTTEVRVADAVISTKGQVSDAIFERQKNLVTETDSATIDLALKLKQSKHQLAELYVRGTVGDPAGFRLRTDSLTTATRDLEAELSRRSLSYRRRQESRDISVERLVSQLPDQAVLVEYLKYNLTEPQKDSTTAHYLAVVFDGTGVVNLIDMGEASQTDKLIDQYRQHMVLATQTAGLPSGDDLARYRTIAVQLWARIWQPIEAYTRDKELIMIAPDGGLSLVSFAGLIDEQGQYLVEKSTVHYLSAGRDLIPLQHRDKPASGLFAIGAPDFDASIAQRLAGLGPRGDSGKIGTGYYGLRGSVPTCSEFMWSGVSSLPLSQYEVEAIANSWRGASEERVTAYFGAQASEDRFKAMAPRHRVIHLATHGYFISAACHTDRINGSTGSYVGDHPLLLSGLFLAGANLRGGGTDSTDVEDGILTAYELSSMDLTGTQLVVLSACETGLGSVQEGEGVYGLRRAFQMAGARTVISSLWAVSDRQTATFMTRLYEAGDESIPFKLRQLQLSALSDLRSKGLSDHPVSWGPFIASGDWK; from the coding sequence ATGCGTCGACTTAAACTGCTGTTGCTCACAATCGTCATCCTCATCGGACCGCCACGCCCTGTGTGTAGCCAATCGTATGACGAGTTGTCCAACCAGGCCGAATCTCTCAATGTTGCCCAGAACTTTGACTCGGCTATGGTGATTGGCAGAATGGCTCTGAAGTTAGCCGAGGAGCGATTCGGAAAAGAAGATCTGAGGGTGGCCAAGGCCTGGAACAAACTGGGGGGACTCCTGTGGGAACAAGGACACTACCTAAGAGCCGATTCCTGTTTTCTTCGTGCAACAGCCGTGTGTGAAGCCGGGGGCGAAGAGAGTGACCGGGTTGCCATCGCCTCGCTGGGTAGTCGGGCGGACGTCCGTCAAGTTCTGGGTGACTATGCCGAGGCAGAACGGCTCTACCTGAAAGCGTTGAAGGCGAGTGAGCATCACATTAAAGTCGGCGCGCGGGGACGTGCCCTGATCCACCTGGCCCAGTTGTATCGTCGTTTGGGTCGGTTGGCCGAGGCAGAGCCACTGGTCAAACAGGCTCTGGCCATCATCGGACAAGCGCTGGGACCCGAACACCCACTCATAGCGCAGAGTCTGCATCAGTTAGCACTCATATATCATGGCCAGGGACGACTGTCCGAAGCTATACCGCTCGAAGAGCAAGCCTTGGAAATACGGAAGAAGTGGGCTGGACCGGCCCACTCGGAAGTTGCGTCCTGCATGAACGACCTGGCCAATTATTATTGGGAGTTAGGACAATACGCGCAGGCCGAATCGCTCCAAACCAGCGCCCTGACTATAATGGAGGAGGCGTTGGGATCGCTGCATCCGTGGGTCGGGGGGACCATGACCGACCTGGCCAGAATCTACGTTAGCCAGCACAGGTATGACGAAGCGGGTCCGCTTTACCAACGTGCGCTGTCAATCCTTGATGAGGCTCTGGGGCCCGACCATCCGGAGGTCGCTGACGGACACAACAATCTGGCGGTTTTGCTTACCAAGCTGGACAAGTACACGGAGGCCGAGAGTCACTTTCAAAAGGCATTGACGATCAGACAGAAGGTCCTGGGAAATGATCATCATCTTGTGGCCGAAAGCCTGGAGGGCTATTCAACGCTGCAAAGATGTCAAAAGAGCTACGCCGAGGCTCTTGAATCTGCCGATAGAGCGGTTGGTATCAGGCATCTGAACTTCACCGAAAATTCATCCGCACTGAGCGAACCGGACGCGCTGGTTTATTCGGACCTGATGCGCCGTTCCACCGACAACCTCCTGAGTTGCTACCTGGATATCGAAGCATCCACACCGACCACTGAAGTCAGGGTCGCCGATGCTGTCATATCTACCAAGGGTCAGGTATCCGATGCTATTTTTGAACGCCAAAAGAACCTCGTTACAGAAACCGACTCGGCAACGATCGATCTTGCTCTGAAACTGAAGCAGTCAAAACATCAACTGGCCGAGCTGTACGTTCGGGGGACGGTCGGTGATCCGGCCGGGTTTCGCCTGAGGACGGACTCACTCACAACCGCAACCCGGGATCTTGAGGCGGAACTATCTCGGCGCAGCCTGAGCTATCGAAGGCGGCAGGAGTCCAGAGATATCAGTGTGGAGCGGCTGGTCTCCCAGTTGCCCGACCAAGCTGTCCTCGTGGAGTACTTGAAGTACAACCTGACGGAGCCCCAGAAGGACAGTACCACTGCTCACTACCTGGCCGTTGTGTTCGACGGTACCGGCGTGGTCAATCTGATCGACATGGGTGAGGCATCCCAGACAGACAAGCTGATCGACCAATACCGTCAGCACATGGTGTTGGCCACCCAGACCGCGGGTCTGCCGTCCGGCGACGATCTTGCCCGGTATCGCACAATCGCGGTACAGCTCTGGGCGAGAATCTGGCAACCGATAGAGGCGTACACGCGCGACAAGGAGCTGATCATGATTGCGCCGGACGGCGGCTTGTCGCTCGTTTCATTTGCCGGCCTAATCGATGAACAAGGCCAATACCTCGTGGAGAAATCCACCGTACACTATCTGAGCGCCGGTCGAGACCTGATTCCGCTGCAACATCGGGACAAACCGGCCAGTGGGCTGTTTGCTATCGGCGCCCCGGACTTCGATGCTTCGATTGCCCAGCGCTTGGCCGGTCTGGGTCCCCGGGGTGACAGTGGAAAAATCGGCACCGGATACTACGGTCTCAGAGGCAGTGTTCCGACGTGCAGCGAGTTTATGTGGTCGGGAGTATCGAGTTTACCGCTCAGCCAATACGAGGTTGAGGCGATAGCAAACTCTTGGCGCGGCGCTTCTGAGGAACGGGTAACGGCCTACTTCGGGGCCCAGGCCAGCGAAGATCGCTTCAAGGCCATGGCTCCGCGCCACCGGGTCATTCACCTGGCCACGCATGGTTATTTTATCAGCGCCGCCTGCCATACAGATCGCATAAATGGTTCGACCGGAAGCTATGTCGGGGATCATCCGCTTCTGCTGTCGGGATTGTTTCTGGCTGGAGCCAATCTCCGGGGTGGCGGGACAGACAGTACTGACGTCGAAGACGGCATTCTCACGGCCTATGAACTGTCATCGATGGACCTTACCGGCACGCAGCTGGTGGTGTTGTCGGCCTGCGAAACCGGGCTTGGCAGTGTTCAGGAAGGTGAGGGTGTCTACGGCCTCAGGCGCGCCTTTCAGATGGCCGGGGCCAGGACGGTGATCAGTTCACTGTGGGCGGTATCGGATCGACAGACGGCTACCTTTATGACCAGGCTCTATGAGGCTGGTGATGAGAGTATTCCATTTAAGCTCCGACAGCTCCAACTATCCGCTTTGAGTGATCTTAGGTCCAAAGGTCTTTCTGATCACCCGGTCAGTTGGGGGCCTTTCATTGCCAGTGGCGATTGGAAATAG
- a CDS encoding ECF-type sigma factor has protein sequence MEQLVENAKNGDKAAEQELFRELSVRFRCFAAHRVDTENAEEIAQQACITVLQKYKTETFTVSFQAWAYGVLKMTVRQFGRDKGRRADKKTALARDFEWPQASPSHPMLRQSLLDCIGRLARSFSKYARIVNLRYQGYSTEEICRRMVLKPEQYYVYVGRGRSMLRDCLAEKGVLS, from the coding sequence ATGGAGCAATTGGTCGAAAACGCCAAAAACGGCGACAAAGCAGCCGAACAAGAACTCTTTCGCGAACTCTCTGTTAGGTTTCGGTGCTTCGCGGCACATAGGGTCGACACAGAAAACGCAGAAGAGATTGCCCAGCAGGCATGCATTACGGTGTTGCAAAAGTACAAAACAGAAACTTTCACCGTCAGCTTTCAGGCCTGGGCTTACGGAGTGCTAAAAATGACTGTCAGACAATTCGGAAGAGACAAAGGACGACGGGCCGACAAGAAAACAGCTCTGGCCCGTGATTTTGAGTGGCCACAGGCCTCACCGTCGCACCCGATGCTCAGACAGTCGTTGCTGGACTGTATCGGCAGGCTGGCCAGATCGTTCTCGAAATATGCCAGAATAGTCAACCTGCGCTACCAGGGTTACAGCACCGAAGAGATTTGCCGCAGAATGGTCTTGAAACCTGAGCAGTATTATGTGTATGTCGGTCGAGGACGATCCATGCTTCGCGACTGTCTGGCCGAAAAAGGGGTTCTGTCATGA